From a region of the Geothrix sp. 21YS21S-2 genome:
- a CDS encoding PIG-L deacetylase family protein: protein MTLGPDAAPEPPGSARVLVVVAHPDDEALWAGGLLASRPLWSVFILALCRGADPDRAPRFRLALDDLGAQGAMGDLDDGPDQAPQADERVQAAIRDLAPPGPFDLLLTHHPEGEYTRHLRHLEVALGVRALLGEGALAAPRLWNFAYSDQGGTCLPEPRPDANLLLPLDAASWARKYALITQVYGFAPDSWEARTTPRIEAFTCFRNEDDPQP from the coding sequence GTGACGCTGGGTCCGGACGCCGCCCCGGAACCCCCGGGATCCGCCCGGGTGCTGGTGGTGGTGGCGCACCCCGACGACGAGGCGCTCTGGGCGGGCGGGCTCCTGGCGAGCCGGCCCCTGTGGTCGGTGTTCATCCTGGCGCTCTGCCGGGGCGCCGACCCCGACCGGGCGCCGCGCTTCCGCCTGGCGCTGGACGACCTGGGCGCCCAGGGCGCCATGGGCGATCTGGACGACGGGCCCGACCAGGCTCCCCAGGCCGATGAACGGGTCCAGGCGGCCATCCGTGACCTCGCGCCCCCGGGGCCTTTCGACCTGCTGCTGACCCACCACCCGGAAGGCGAATACACCCGGCACCTGCGCCACCTGGAGGTGGCCCTGGGCGTCCGGGCGCTCCTGGGGGAGGGGGCCCTGGCCGCCCCGCGGCTCTGGAACTTCGCCTACTCCGACCAGGGCGGGACCTGCCTGCCGGAGCCCCGCCCCGACGCCAACCTGCTGCTGCCCCTGGACGCCGCGTCCTGGGCGCGGAAGTACGCCCTGATCACCCAGGTCTACGGCTTCGCCCCCGACAGCTGGGAAGCCCGGACCACGCCGCGCATCGAAGCCTTCACCTGCTTCAGGAACGAGGACGACCCCCAGCCATGA
- a CDS encoding glycosyltransferase family 4 protein has product MRILVLYSYPPSPGGLATQGDLLYKGLLEIGVEAHACNLDSDLEKEWYYRWFKPDFVVGVGFWGDVPKIVLHPQRFGMRAVPWVLADGYVANFREVLDGLPLVLVTSDWVRETFIRDGIRGDHTVTLPVGCDTDAFIPRPAEDPKVAAVRASLGVPEGDLLVLTVGGDAASKGGREVMEALAMLGGEVPPWRYVCKVWPQPRTTVQNKLDRQLAKDLGILDRVSFPTHQVSRNLMPYLLAACDVYAAPSRLEGFGMPQVESGACGKPVIGIRAMAMLDTLVHGETAFLARVAREIRITETVMGPESGFEPDHKVVFNQPRVVDYRASSPDIAAYLKLLLNDPDLRARMGAAGRRRVVERFDYRAVARRLVEILSQGR; this is encoded by the coding sequence ATGAGAATCCTGGTGCTCTACAGTTATCCCCCCTCCCCGGGGGGCCTTGCGACCCAGGGGGACCTCCTCTACAAGGGCCTCCTGGAGATCGGCGTGGAGGCCCATGCGTGCAACCTCGACTCGGATCTGGAAAAGGAGTGGTACTACCGCTGGTTCAAGCCCGACTTCGTGGTGGGCGTGGGCTTCTGGGGCGACGTTCCGAAGATCGTCCTCCATCCCCAGCGCTTCGGCATGCGCGCGGTGCCCTGGGTGCTGGCCGACGGCTACGTGGCCAACTTCCGGGAGGTGCTGGACGGCCTGCCCCTGGTGCTCGTGACGTCCGACTGGGTGCGGGAGACCTTCATCCGGGACGGCATCCGCGGGGACCACACCGTGACCCTGCCGGTGGGGTGCGACACGGACGCCTTCATCCCCAGGCCGGCGGAGGATCCCAAGGTGGCCGCGGTGCGGGCGTCCCTCGGCGTTCCGGAAGGCGACCTCCTGGTGCTCACGGTGGGCGGCGACGCCGCCTCCAAGGGCGGCCGGGAGGTGATGGAGGCCCTGGCCATGCTGGGCGGGGAAGTGCCCCCCTGGCGCTACGTGTGCAAGGTGTGGCCCCAGCCCCGCACCACGGTGCAGAACAAGCTGGACCGGCAGCTGGCCAAGGACCTGGGGATCCTGGACCGGGTCAGCTTTCCCACCCACCAGGTATCGCGCAACCTCATGCCCTACCTCCTGGCCGCCTGCGACGTGTACGCGGCCCCGTCCCGCCTGGAGGGCTTCGGCATGCCCCAGGTGGAGTCGGGCGCCTGCGGCAAGCCGGTGATCGGGATCCGGGCCATGGCCATGCTGGACACCCTGGTGCACGGCGAGACGGCCTTCCTGGCCCGGGTGGCCCGGGAGATCCGCATCACCGAGACGGTCATGGGCCCCGAATCGGGCTTCGAGCCCGACCACAAGGTCGTCTTCAACCAGCCGCGGGTCGTCGACTACCGGGCCAGCTCGCCGGACATCGCCGCGTACCTCAAGCTCCTGCTCAACGACCCGGACCTCCGCGCGCGCATGGGCGCCGCGGGGCGGCGCCGGGTTGTGGAACGGTTCGACTACCGGGCCGTGGCCAGACGCCTGGTGGAGATTCTTTCCCAAGGAAGGTGA
- a CDS encoding glycoside hydrolase 100 family protein: protein MDPATEAARAAALAVLLHNASGPYLGLPRTAGWGYPEPYTRDLLIAGLGSLVSGNAELVQALRRVLQTLARNQSPRGQMPSLVHDAENRGASDTTPLFLLVLAMFRKATGDPGFLEEAGARALTWMDYQTTDDRELIGQQPTSDWRDEHWVLGHGLFVNTLVHGYLRLLGLDGRAEALGRAANEEGGGGFTTPGQPTYAVWYYKVLRDKRCDLLGNSLAILTGMADRARAREMVAWIEAHCESLRAAGDLALELPPCFFPFVEPSDPDWHPRYEAFNLPGHYHNGGVWPFVCGFYIAALVAAGEQELAVRRLAALTALVQVARNVHPLPKGAYGFNEWFRAQDGAPSGEDWQTWSASMYLYAAACVESGTAMLF, encoded by the coding sequence ATGGACCCTGCCACCGAAGCCGCCCGCGCCGCCGCGCTGGCCGTCCTGCTCCACAACGCCTCCGGCCCCTACCTCGGACTGCCCCGGACCGCGGGCTGGGGCTACCCTGAGCCCTACACCCGGGACCTCCTCATCGCCGGCCTGGGCAGCCTCGTCTCCGGCAACGCCGAACTGGTCCAGGCCCTGCGCCGGGTGCTGCAGACCCTCGCCCGGAACCAGAGTCCGCGGGGCCAGATGCCGTCGCTGGTGCACGATGCGGAGAACCGCGGGGCGAGCGACACCACCCCGCTCTTCCTCCTGGTGCTGGCCATGTTCCGCAAGGCCACCGGGGACCCCGGCTTCCTGGAGGAGGCCGGCGCCCGGGCCCTCACCTGGATGGACTACCAGACCACCGACGACCGGGAACTCATCGGCCAGCAGCCCACCAGCGACTGGCGCGACGAGCACTGGGTCCTCGGACATGGCCTCTTCGTGAACACCCTGGTGCACGGCTACCTCAGGCTCCTGGGCCTGGACGGCCGGGCCGAGGCGTTGGGCCGGGCGGCCAACGAGGAGGGGGGCGGGGGCTTCACCACCCCCGGCCAGCCCACCTACGCCGTCTGGTACTACAAGGTGCTCCGCGACAAGCGCTGCGACCTCCTCGGCAACAGCCTCGCCATCCTCACGGGCATGGCCGACCGCGCCCGGGCCCGGGAGATGGTGGCCTGGATCGAGGCCCACTGCGAATCCCTGCGCGCCGCCGGGGACCTGGCCCTGGAGCTGCCCCCCTGCTTCTTCCCCTTCGTGGAGCCCTCGGATCCCGACTGGCACCCCCGCTACGAGGCCTTCAACCTGCCCGGCCACTACCACAACGGCGGCGTCTGGCCCTTCGTGTGCGGCTTCTACATCGCCGCCCTGGTGGCCGCCGGGGAGCAGGAATTGGCCGTGCGCAGGCTGGCCGCGCTCACCGCCCTGGTGCAGGTGGCCCGGAACGTCCATCCCCTGCCCAAGGGCGCCTACGGCTTCAACGAGTGGTTCCGCGCCCAGGACGGCGCCCCGTCGGGGGAGGACTGGCAGACCTGGTCCGCATCCATGTACCTCTACGCCGCCGCCTGCGTGGAGAGCGGAACCGCAATGCTTTTCTGA
- a CDS encoding glycoside hydrolase family 130 protein — MPAISIRNHKVTYLPRSARVILRPFIPSSFLRITTIIGRALALGEEEACGILEAILVDFEKRHFGIEANLLANYRKVLPHVFTDLPLSRERQLLIGALFSGEYALESAALFNPSMVPHPDQGGLPEGALRFILSLRATGEGHVSSIEFRSGVIGPGGGIKADPLSRLVSQPEIEPNPGYRKSPFMMKLHEMGFENRHSAAVLETLGEGFDREELNRSLTRIRRESRPVPADLESTLKCIQWLADSNYELRFQPELALCERVIFPVSANESNGIEDARFVRLVEDDGSVMYYATYTAYNGHAILPQLIETQDFLHFRVLTLNGTAVQNKGMAFFPRRIGGNYAMLSRQDDENLFIMFSDNPHYWADAKLLLRPAELWESVKIGNCGSPIETEAGWLVITHGVGPMRTYCIGAVLLDLEDPTKVIGRLREPLLTPQGLGREGYVPNVVYSCGSLVHGRDLILPYAMSDRIATIASVSLDELLAALKR, encoded by the coding sequence ATGCCAGCCATCTCCATCCGGAACCACAAGGTGACCTACCTTCCGCGGAGCGCCCGCGTGATCCTGAGGCCCTTCATCCCGTCCAGCTTCCTGCGCATCACGACCATCATCGGACGGGCCCTCGCCCTGGGCGAGGAGGAGGCCTGCGGCATCCTCGAGGCCATCCTCGTGGACTTCGAGAAGCGGCATTTCGGCATCGAGGCGAACCTGCTCGCCAACTACCGCAAGGTGCTGCCCCACGTCTTCACGGACCTGCCCCTGTCCCGGGAGCGCCAGCTGCTCATCGGGGCCCTCTTCTCGGGCGAGTACGCGCTGGAGTCCGCCGCCCTCTTCAATCCCTCCATGGTCCCCCACCCCGACCAGGGCGGCCTCCCCGAGGGGGCCCTGCGGTTCATCCTGAGCCTTCGGGCCACCGGCGAAGGCCATGTTTCCTCCATCGAGTTCCGGAGCGGGGTCATCGGCCCCGGCGGGGGGATCAAGGCCGATCCCCTCTCCCGCCTGGTGAGCCAGCCCGAGATCGAGCCCAACCCCGGCTACCGGAAGTCCCCGTTCATGATGAAGCTCCATGAGATGGGCTTCGAGAACCGGCACTCCGCCGCCGTCCTGGAGACGCTGGGAGAGGGCTTCGACCGCGAGGAGCTCAACCGGAGCCTCACGCGCATCCGGCGGGAATCGCGGCCCGTGCCGGCCGATCTCGAGAGCACGCTCAAGTGCATCCAGTGGCTGGCGGATTCCAACTACGAGCTGCGGTTCCAGCCCGAGCTGGCCCTGTGCGAGCGCGTCATCTTCCCGGTGTCGGCCAACGAGAGCAACGGCATCGAGGACGCGCGGTTCGTGCGCCTGGTGGAGGACGACGGGTCGGTGATGTACTACGCCACCTACACGGCCTACAACGGCCACGCCATCCTGCCCCAGCTCATCGAGACCCAGGACTTCCTCCACTTCCGGGTGCTCACCCTCAACGGCACCGCCGTGCAGAACAAGGGCATGGCCTTCTTCCCCCGGCGCATCGGCGGCAACTACGCGATGCTGAGCCGGCAGGACGACGAGAACCTCTTCATCATGTTCTCGGACAATCCGCACTACTGGGCCGACGCCAAGCTGCTCCTGCGGCCGGCGGAACTGTGGGAATCCGTGAAGATCGGCAATTGCGGGTCGCCCATCGAGACGGAGGCCGGGTGGCTGGTGATCACCCACGGCGTGGGGCCGATGCGCACGTACTGCATCGGCGCGGTCCTGCTGGACCTCGAGGATCCCACGAAGGTCATCGGCCGATTGCGCGAGCCTCTGCTGACGCCCCAGGGCCTGGGGCGCGAGGGCTACGTTCCCAACGTGGTCTACAGCTGCGGGTCGCTGGTGCACGGGCGGGACCTGATCCTGCCCTACGCCATGAGCGACCGGATCGCCACCATCGCCAGCGTCTCGCTGGACGAGCTGCTGGCGGCGCTGAAGCGATAG